The genomic window TTGCTCCGTTTCTTCTTCTTCCGCCGTGGAATTTTGTCCGGATtatttaggtcacctgagacaaagtctcaagtgacctttgtctgtcgtcgtgcgtccgtatttacattttcaacttctccaaaaccactacACCAAATTCAATGTTTGGCAGAAAGCTTCTATGGGTGAAttatatgccccccccccccccccaggggcctgagggatggggccaaaaagggtcaaattgactaaaacttcaaaaatcttcttctctactctgagggggccgcggtggccgagtgattaaggtttcccgacactttaacactagccctccacctctgggttgcgagttcgaaacctacgtggggcagttggcaggtactgaccgtaggccggtggtttttctccgggtactccggctttcctccacctccaaaacctgacacgtccttaaatgaccctgactgttaataggacgttaaacaaaagcaaaccctggggaggggataaactttactataggttatatagggaaatcacatttttgactattatttgttagatttgtattggaattcattctaacctgggtcggccctgcaggtagggcgtaagaattgctgcccccattgcatggccgtaagaggcgactaaatttgggatcttatctctTAACTTCTTTCTtattcctaatgtctcccttgacaatgcctcacttttggcctttagttgtgcgttcgcccctgtgaggaaggctttgggttctgtctcctggccaagacataccagagtctttaaaaatggtagttgctactcctgcttaacgctcggcatacaaggagtgggacgactggttggcccgttgtcagtataatgtgaccgggtggggtgtccagctgggtgtcttcggcagtatgcttcagtgaggtagcactataaatcggcaaaagttccggcctatcacaaggagacttaatacgaacataccgcagcctcccaaaacacacatacgcactcaccacacgcatgcatgtcgcacgcacgggaggccgtccttaaatgaccttagctgttaataggacgttaaacaaaataaacctaaaccAATGGTTTATCACCCCGTAAGCAGATCGCCACGGGTAAGGAGTATCAAACCCCTCGCCTTCACCTGAATTTTCACTTGAGGTTCTATGACCAACAATCTTACCTAGTGAGATATTACAACCCCTTACTAGgttaatgtcaaggtcatttgggacgaaaacttaaaaacaaaagtggATCTTGTGGAATATGGCCCTGACCATTGATGGGGAGGTTTAAAATATCTAATCAAAGCGACAACTGAAGATTGCATCAGTACTTTTATTTCTTTTACGCATCACTGTTATATTGTCCTCCATTATATAGGCACCTTAACGTCGACGCTAATTTTCCATTGTGTTTATTTTCCTGGTTACAATGTTGCACATTTAAAATGATAGTACACTTGTCCTTTGTATAACGACGGTCCTTTCAGGTCGCTTGCGTATTTAGTTAGGTCACATGATTGGTAAATGCAGCAACATTAACACCGTCTTATAATTTTGCAAAGTGTAACCTCTTAATAATTCCTTTTCAACAAGGTATCTGGGATCAATGGAAAGAGTATATCAATATgcatatgaaaataataatttccTATCCAAAACGTctcatttcatatttttaaaagtATGATACAAGGTTGCACTTATTGAAAAAAACTATGATCGATATCCGGATACTGGAACTCCCGAAAGGCGAcatagaaacaaacaaaaatcactACACGAATGCAACGAATCATAATtgattaaatatgatatttatagataattttCAAAGACATAATGTATTATGTCGAACGTTTTCAGTTATACGAACAAGTTGGTCAATTTAATATTGTGCTAAAAACCACGGCCTCAAGcgttagctgttaataggacgttaaacaaaataaaccaaaccaaacctcaaGCGTTGTCATGACAGTCGATCCCGGCTTTGATCTTAAGCTAAACGGGcagatttctttttaatttttgccCTTGCTGACTTGCCATTGTTCTAGTATTAAAATACGATTTACATCACCTTAATAATGGCTATCTTGCATGCTATCAATGTAATttttcactacaaagtcaatgaAAACAAGTTTAAAATCTtccatgatataatacattttggaaaaaaacagtTTTCAGAGAAACAATTTTACATCATGACTCCAATTCATTTATCAGTTTCAAAGAAAATAGTAGAAAATATTAAGACCTaattcaaatactgaaataaaccaagggcaataacttttgcaaaaatagttGAATCAAAATTTCCGGAGAAGCACAGcaatatatcatgtttattaagcttaccaagtttcaaagaaattggtTGAAAGATGGAGATgatttccgaaaaaaaaaaaaaaaaatgaaataaacagaaCTTCATACACTTGGAATTCTTTTCGATAAGACACAACTTCATATCAGTACAATAATGTCTTTCAAATTTCAAAGAGATCACTCAATAAATGAAGGAGattaaaaatactgaaataaaaaagggcaataacttttcCAAAATAATTCATTGGTAAAATGTAAGAAATATAGATAAACCCAGGTTCGAACTCTGATAACTCTAAACGCTTACATGTCTTCCTTGTTGGAAGGACGTTcaacaataacaagaggcccaatgggcatgtatcgctcacctggctctacagcaactttgaagttgattgaggtcatttctaaagatactatgttgattacctctttattcaaatatcattgtaagctagttttattcatattgaaaattttctagtccttcattccagcattctattgacctaatatcaggtcttggaggctcttggctatcgcaaaattattgtttacagatttaagccgatttcacccctgtgacctagaatgtaagtcaaggtcatttatttgaacaaactttgtagcccttaaccccagcatgctacaggcccaatatcaagtccctgggcctcttggttattgagaagtcgtttgaagattatagcctatttgacccatgtgatcttgaatgaaggtcaagatcatttatttgaacaaactttgtagcccttcaccccatcatgctacaggcccaatatcaagtccctgggcctcttggttattgagaagaagtcgtttgaagagtatagcctatttgacccatgtgaccttgaatgaaggtcaaggtcattctttgaacaaactttgtagcccttcacctcagcatgctacatgcccaatatcaagtccctgggcctcttggttatagagaagaagtcgtttgaagattatagcctatttgacccatgtgatcttgaatgaaggtcaaggtcatttatttgaacaaactttgtagcccttcaccccagcatgctgcacCCCTtatatcaagtccttgggcctcttggttattgagaagaagtcatttgaagattatagcctatttgacccatgtgatcttgaatgaaggtcaaggtcatttatttgaacaaactttgtagcccttcaccccagcatgctacaggccaaatattaagtccctgggcctcttggttattgagaagtcatttgaagattatagtctatttgacccatgtgaccttgaatgaaggtcaaggtcatttatttgaacaaactttgcagcccttcaccccagcatgctacagacccaatattaagtccctgggcctcttggttattgagaagaagtcgtttgaagattatagcctatttgacccatgtgaccttgaatgatggtcaaggtcatttatttgaacaaactttgtagcccttcaccccagcatgctacaggcccaatatcaagtccctgggccttttggttattgagaagaagttgtttgaatgaaaaagttgacgccggacggacggacgccgcaccacgacataagctcacttgcccttcgggcaggtgagctaacaaaccaaaccaaaattaaCAGTTCTGACAGTGACATTTCCTTATAAAAATATGTTCGGTTACATCGAACACCGACATTATGTATTACTTTCGTTACAAATGCAACATCTGATTAGTTAAATGAAGTGAATTACAATATTGTTCTTATATACGGAATTGGCACTGTAGCTGTTTTGCATTTTCAACTAAACCAATATACTTTTTGTATATTGTTacgtttttttttctcgttctTAACCATTTTAGTTAGCATTATTGCCTAAATGACACCAAGTGTTAATGGGCCGTTAACAACTATCAACTAACTAAAGCAGAGAACATACGATACGCTAACAGAGACAATGGTTTATTTCTAACAAATTTACCTGTGGTTCTACAAGTTTTTGTAAGTTAGGTGTGAGCAAGTAGAGAATGCCTTCCCCTGCTCCTGGAAGGAGAACGGCCCGGATGAGAATTGCCGTTAGGATGACGTAAGGCAGCAAAGCAGTCACATACACTACCTAAAAGTAAGCATACAAACATTTTCATGCAAGTCGATGCATACAACAACTAACGTGACAAAACCAATTATTAACTGACGCTCTCTCAAGATGTGTTGCGGAAGTGTAAACCGTATGTGTACGACGTGTTGCCCCCGCTGCGATGTCTTTTTCACACTATTTATTGCGTGAAGAACTCGTTgtaaaagaaatacaaaatggaAATAGGAAGCAAGATTACTCAATTTGTTCAACATCGATTTAGATTTTGCTGAGCACCTTGTAACGCTCCGGAGCGTATTCTTTAGCACAATATTGTATGAACTCTGACATCGTCATCGGATTCTTTCTAATTAATTTGGTAACAATGGCATTCTTTCAAACAGATAAATGTAACCTGCGTGTAATGACTTATTGGCCGTTAAACGCGTTTATTGGTTTGCATTGATCTACAACTTACAGAGTTTTTACAACAGCATAGCAAgtgtaaaagtttttttttttttttaacttttaaaaaattatgaattatcTAAATGCTGTTAGGCGTGTATTACAATATTAGAGTAAGCATTGCcacttatttcattttcaacttaATGCGAGTTTACCAATATGTATTTGCATGTTTCGTTggtttgatgtttttttttcgtctTTTGCTCATTTTACTCCTACTTTTAACTAACCATTGTTTGGCTCTAACAATCTAATTAACATCTAGATAGTCATTCTcgctacgttacatgaacatctaacgacacCGCATAAGGTGTaacgtcaggatgacctttttgattaaccaatcaaattactactCACAGAATATTGGAAGTGAATTACCGATGTGCGAAATAGCGTGACTCGAGTGCATatcttgtataatctgtcaatctgtTTCAAGTAATTTCACCTAACAAATCATATAGCTATATGCATGCTGTACCGAAACGGTAAgcttcagatgcatgatgtGACGAATGGGTGAGATCGATGGAATCCAAAAATTGACAGTTAgacctgaaagtgaaatattgagataacaaagGTCATCTTGACGTGACCCCTTTAGCaatgtcgttagatgttcatgtaacgtagtgagaatgacccatctagattttaattcgATTGAGGCTCTGATGACCAATAGGGatcacagaaccaaatcaaaaatagatttgGGGTTTTCCTCGTTTTGGTAGATTAAATAGGAAGGTGATTGGGTATTCAGGTGAGAAAcgtttccaaagttttatgtgttggctgggcaatacatgtacatgtaaaatatatcgaaaaaaaagttaatgattttctagcctgtttttgtcagggggagttaattaagtgtgtaatttgttgtaaatttaggtaaatttttggtgctgaatttaatacaagatggtggcccccatataaaaaaaagttcaaattggtagttTTAAAACATTCTAATGCAAGatgacatttttcaaaattagggctagtggaccagtgttgaaaactccccttaagcaggacagtggttAACGTAACATTATCGTCAATGGAAACTCATCTGGTCCAGCGGTTCCTATAGTGATAGGCCGTAAATAATTTACTACTAACTTATTACTGGCCTCCAATGCCCCCTggacagtttggtttggtttggtttattttgtttaacaccctattaacagctaagttcatttaaggacggcctcccgtgcgtgccacatgtatgcgtgtggtgagtgcgtatgtgtgttttgggaggctgcggtatgttcgtgttaagtctccttgtgataggccggaacttttgccgatttatagtgctacctcactgaagcatactgccgaagacacccagctggacaccccacccggtcacattatactgacaacgggcaaaccagtcgttccactccaactatgctgagcgctaagcaggactagcaactaccatttttaaagactttggtatgtctcggctaggggacagaacccaaaacattcctcacagcggcgaacgctcaactaaaggccaaaagtgaggcattgtcaagggagacattaggaagaagaaagttgttaagaaagaagagaaaagataagatcccaagtttagtcgcctcttacgatcatgcaatgggggcagcaggtacaattcttacgccctacctgcagggcagcccCCTTGACAGAGAACATGGGGTAAATCATATGCAACCACACAAGGGATTGAGGTTGATTTAAGAATAAGTCGCATCGTACGTACAGTGAGATACAGCAGTTAATTTCGTAGATTTAATGGTTTTAAAGGATAACGGAGCTTTGCCGTGTCATATCACAAGGGTACAGAGAACATAATTTAGCTGTAGACATATGCTGTTTCGCTATTTACCTTTCCTGAGGACCGGACACCTCGGATCAAACAAAGGAACGTCAATAACCAGGCGGCTAGGAAACACACAACTAGATGCCAGGGCATATTGCCTATTTCTTCGATACCAGGCGATATCTCTAGTAGCCGGTATCTGTAAAACCAACATTACTTCCGTGAAAAACATAGAACCTAAAACAAATCTGACACTTTGAATTAGAGGAGATGATATGCTCTAGCAAAGTCCTGTCCATTGGAATTATCATAACTTTGATAAATACAACTCCCCTTTCATTCTTTTCTTGTGGATATCAGACCAAAAAGACAATGTCCTTTAACGTGATATATCGATGTAAAACGGAGGTTGTTAAACATAGGTTTATATTTAACTGAATGTTGACTACCTAATtcaacaagggcccaatgggcccaattcgctcacctgcaatgcagtcatcttttcatatatggatcctgcagttatttgaaaccatgctacaggaccaatataatgtctctccgcactttggctattcactaaaagtcatttaaatatttaagcatacttgatcgacgtgacctggaaagtcaaggtcattcatttgaacaaactaggtagccctttaccgcagcatgctacagacccaatatcaactccctgggaatcttggttattgagaagaaatcgtttaaacattttagcctttaagacttgtgaccttgaatgaaggtcaaggtcattcatttcaacaaacttgagagccctttaccccagcatgctacaggccaaatattaggtccctgggactcttggttattgagaagccgtttaaagattttagcctttttcactcctgtgaccttgaatgtaagtcgaggtcatttatttgaacaaacttgtcagccctttaccccagcatgctacagacccaatatcaactccctgggactcttggttattgagaagaagttgtttaaagattttagccttttggactcctgtgaccttggatgaaggtcaaggtcattcatttgaacaaaacttgggagccctttaccccagtatgctacaggccaaatattagatctctgggactcttggttattgagaagtcgtttaaagattttagccttttggactcctgtgaccttggatgaaagtcaaggtcattcatttgaacaaacttgggagcccttcaccctagcatgctgcaggccaaatattaggtctctgggactgttggttattgagaagaagtcgtttaaagattttagcctttttgactcctgtgaccttgaatgcaggtcaaggtcattcatttgaacaaactaggtagcccttcaccccagcatgctacagactcaatatcaagtccctgggtcttttggctatttagaagtcTTATTTcttttagcatatttgatcgctgtgaccttgaatgaaagtcaaggtcattcatttgaacaaacttggaagcccttcactccagcatgctacagacccatatcaaatccctggggctcttggttattgagaagaagtcgtttaaagattttagcctttttgacccctgtgaccttgaatgaaggtcatctttattcatttgaacaaacttggtagcccttcaccccagcatgctacaggcccaatattaggtctctgggtgttttggttattgagaagaagttgcttgaatggaaaagttgacgccagacggacggccggacgacggacgctgcgccacggcataagctcacttgcccttcgggcaggtgagctaaaaatggtgATGTCTGTATCATCACACGCATTGAAAATCATATTACAGTGTACCAACTAGATTATACTCCTCATACAtgagtttttagctcacctggcccaaagggcCGGCGGGCTTATGCAATAACGCAGCGTCTGTCCGGCGTCaatcgtccgtcaacattttctttaaattgctactaatCCTAAAGTATcgaatggattttcaccaaatttggtcaggaacatccttgggggaaggggaacagagtttgtatacatctGTACTCTtaaccccaaggggcctgaggggcggggccaaataggggaaataggggttaatcctttaactcgctacgagtcataaagttatgaatgaatttgatccaaatttggtcaggaacatccttgggagaaggggaacgaagtttgtataaatatttactcTGAActcccagggacctgaggggcggggccaaaaaggggaaatagagattagtctttaaatcgctactagtcaaagttttaaatggattttaaccagatttagtcagaaacatccttgggagaaggggaaccgagtttgtatacatttttactctgaacccccaggggcctgaggggcggggccaaatagggaaaagagagattagtctttaaatcgctactagtcataaagttatgaatgcattaGAAGCAAATGTGGTCAGGGACATCCATCGCAtaaggggaaccgagtttgtataaatgtttacgctgaacccccagggccccgaggggcggggcctgACAGGGGAAATAGGGGctaatcatttaaatcgctactagccgtaaagttatgaatgaatttgaacaaaaatttggtcaggaacatccttgagagaaggggaaccgagtttgtataaatttttactctaaacccccagggcctgaggggcgtgggccaatagggaaaataggggttaatcctttaaatcactattcataacgttatgaatggatttgaaccaaatttggtctggaatatccttgggggaagggggaaagagtttgtataaatattgactctgacccccaaggggcctgaagggttgggcccgataggggaaatagagatttgtctttaaatcgctactagtcataaagttttaaatggaaatcaaccaaatttggtcaggaacatcgtttggggaagggggaaagagattgtataaatttttactctgacctcaaggggccaaaggggcagggcccaataggggaattagaggaaattcctttaaatcactactagtcataaagttatgaatggatttgaacccaatttggtcagaaacatcctgggggaaggggaacagattttgcgtaaagGGTGACTCTGATCCTCAAGGGGctaaaggggtggggcccaattcgggaaatagaggtaattcctttaaacctctacttgtcataaagttatgaatggatttgaactcaatttggtcagaaacatccttggtgaaaggggaacatattttgcataaatggttactgtgaccctccatcccataaccatgtatagcatcgctggacgttaagggataaacacatttcttatgtaaaaataggtcCAAGGgtttttccccaccctaagggacttagtttctttaaacacaatcatgtcgTCAGAATAATCCGTAGGGTcttcagtcccttagagagtatatgtattaacaaattggacatgaacattattttgacatttggtcaaatccaaccaggtgagcgatacaggcccatgggcctcttgttttattactGCTTTaggaacaaaacacaaaataaaacaaaacgaaTTAGCAGCTTAACGAAGACAGACTTATTGCATGCATAACCATATTGCGGGATATTGTTTCGCACATTCATGCCTGTTACTTACCGCCAGAACTCCTCTTCTGAAGTTACGAGCTTAAAATTGCTAGACGTTTGAGAAACATTAGTTGTGTTAGATCCGTTAGTATACTGATGGACCTTCTCGAAAGATTCTCCTGTTCTGTTAGTGCTACAGTTAGCCGTGTTCCAGTCATTTTCACAGGACGTCCAAGGTAATGGAGAAAAGAAGGAGCATCCCAGGTAAAACAGCGTCCATGCAATTATCAGGTTGTAGTAGGTGTTGACGACAAAAAGAACGAAGAGGGCTCCAGCGCCTATACCTAAAAAAAACGGTTGTACGAGGGTATGACattcttattattattgtatatatgtttttccAGGGTGCTCATTGtagattttgaatatttctttgATTGGCGATTTTCATTACTTAATAGCCCGTCAAAATACACGACCGaatgataaacagaatatccTGTGGCAAGTTAAAAATAGTTATCCCTACTGCAAAATATCGACATGCAACAGGGGTCCTTAGTTCTACTGTAGATGAGCCGTTAATAATATAATAACTTAAATTTACTAATATAACAACTGATGTGGAATAATTACACTTTCTGATTTAGTGACTAACATTTAAAGCTGATGCTGTTCACATTTCAGTTACCTTGCAGTAACGGACATATTTGCCATGCGTGGAATGATGTTTTGCCCGAGAACTGTCCCATCACTAGGTCTATAAAGTACGTAGGAATCCCACATATCACCAAGATACAGAGGAAAGCAACAAGGAAGGACCCTGCAAAGggttattaaaataaaaagtacACCTTTTTTTTTGATCTAagacacataaatacatattatattaaacacatattacaaacaaatatgaattGTATACCGCAAAATATTTCGACCTTTAGGAGTCCACGCATTGATGCTAGGCGCAAAGAAAGTGCAAACATCCTGaaaaaagttttcaaaatataacaGAATCGACCTAAAgtaatgttgaaaaataatgtGGAATGAATTCCACAAAGTTGTAGAGCACTGGAGGTGAATATCGAAACAAACGTTGACAATATGTTATAAGGGACATCTATAAAGTAACCAGGAATCACAAACGAATAAGTTCTGAATCTTTCCGTGTTTCCTATCTATTTTGATTCAGAAATATGTGACAcataaaatgtcattgtaaattATACATTCAAATAGTATACTTCCTACTTTGTAGTCGCCCCTTTCTAGTTTTTCCAAAACTAAATCTTTGAAATCCGCTTAATTAGCTTCGTGtgtataaacaatatatacaggAGTTTCCATTTCATGAAATTTATAAACTTAGTCTTTAGTTACTTTTCTTAATCTTTTGTTTAGAAAATAACAGGTTAATTGGTAGTGCAATGATACAGTGCGGGTCTTAGGAATGCACACAAAGTTACCATGTGCCCGCGTCTAATTTTCTGTTCAAGGGGTCAATCACCGCGATTTatcaccctaaatccctatcaGGGATGATGAAAACGGCGTCATCGCGATCCCCGGTGGTAAAGTGTTCATCAAAATTCGCAGTGATCGTTTCTCTGcgaaacatcaaagcaatttgtccgccgcgaatcttgatgatgcagccccggagagccacgattacattcagcactcggttttacctgtggtggtgtGGCTCTTATTTGACCATTATCGACCCTTATCGTTGTATCAATTGACCAAACGAAACGAAGGTTAGTAACtcctagctgcgataacgtacgtagctctggacgacggacggtcaatttctgacagatggtcgtcgtcagagctacgattccctcccattgctcgtaatgtagcaaaacagtgaacctcgaaaatgctacatgtacaaatagcggatatcgtttaactttggagtaatagttcgtataattaaacatttcaaatacaattttgcaatgtattagcctaccgtctaatctagaaatcttaAATTCGCATATTCCGATatactgctcggagttgtctccgtgatccgccatgatacttctcgaggaactctcgcgaggattcttacccaaatatggaacccgtgatccatatggatgaagctactacgataaataaatacataatcagagatatttaaccactgttttgtaactcttgtgaagaaagcgaatcttaaATTGCGTGATTAAATAATTCAGAATGAATTGAAGCTTCTTCACCGAGGTATATaactccgaatctgtttttctgttgaatctcattagcatcaatttattttgatttccttataaggaaattggcctttacacttgtatcaaagattatagcctatttgaccaatgtgaccttgaatgaaggtcaaggtcatttatttgaacaaactttgtagcccttcacccaagcatactacaggcccaatatcaagtttctgggcctcttggttattgagaagaagtcgtttgaagattatagcctatttgaccccagcaagctacaggctcaatatcaaggCGCTGGAATCCGaactccgaatctgtttttctgttgaatcccattagcatcaatttattttgatttctttataaggaaattggcctttacacttgtatcaaagattatagcctatttgacccatttgaccttgaatgaaggtcaaggtcatttatttgaaca from Pecten maximus chromosome 1, xPecMax1.1, whole genome shotgun sequence includes these protein-coding regions:
- the LOC117341077 gene encoding sodium- and chloride-dependent GABA transporter 2-like; translation: MSLQLYEERSISSFFVKPTTCDRHTCSQQTEIFHTSRKPRLQKCAQVVYEDDEGSFLVAFLCILVICGIPTYFIDLVMGQFSGKTSFHAWQICPLLQGIGAGALFVLFVVNTYYNLIIAWTLFYLGCSFFSPLPWTSCENDWNTANCSTNRTGESFEKVHQYTNGSNTTNVSQTSSNFKLVTSEEEFWRYRLLEISPGIEEIGNMPWHLVVCFLAAWLLTFLCLIRGVRSSGKVVYVTALLPYVILTAILIRAVLLPGAGEGILYLLTPNLQKLVEPQNNGKSARAKIKKKSARLA